In Sulfitobacter albidus, the following proteins share a genomic window:
- a CDS encoding cobalamin biosynthesis protein CobQ, with translation MNTPAHLLLGAAAFGKRGQRRTFWAAMAGGLAPDLSLYLLAGGALFLFGIPPRVVFDELYFSDTWQAIFAVDNSVFVWGALLALALWRRSDWGLAFAAAGLLHLALDFPLHHDDGRPHFWPVSDWVFESPLSYWDRAHGAGWIAPIEAALAALAAVWIWLTRPGWAIAIAVGALLAAQLYVAWVWLFVFGM, from the coding sequence ATGAATACACCCGCTCATTTGCTGCTCGGGGCTGCGGCCTTCGGCAAGCGTGGACAGCGGCGGACGTTCTGGGCCGCGATGGCCGGGGGGCTGGCGCCGGATCTGTCGCTGTATCTGCTGGCGGGGGGCGCGTTATTCTTGTTCGGCATCCCGCCGCGCGTGGTGTTTGACGAGCTCTATTTCTCTGACACGTGGCAGGCGATTTTTGCCGTCGACAACTCGGTATTCGTCTGGGGCGCGCTGCTGGCGCTGGCGCTGTGGCGGCGCAGCGATTGGGGGCTGGCCTTTGCCGCCGCCGGGTTGCTGCATCTGGCACTGGATTTCCCGCTGCACCACGACGACGGGCGTCCGCATTTCTGGCCCGTCAGCGATTGGGTGTTTGAAAGCCCGCTAAGCTATTGGGATCGCGCCCACGGGGCCGGGTGGATCGCCCCCATCGAGGCGGCGCTTGCCGCGCTCGCGGCGGTGTGGATCTGGCTCACGCGACCCGGCTGGGCGATTGCGATTGCGGTCGGCGCATTGCTGGCCGCGCAGCTATACGTGGCGTGGGTCTGGCTGTTTGTCTTTGGGATGTAG
- a CDS encoding cobyric acid synthase has protein sequence MTKAIMIQGTGSNVGKSMIVAGILRALRARGMRVRPFKPQNMSNNAAVTSDGGEIGRAQALQARACGVAPHTDMNPILLKPQSNTGAQVIVQGQIAGHQEARAFGRSKEALMPAVLQSFHRLAQDCDMIVVEGAGSPAETNLRAGDIANMGFARAAGVPVVLMGCIDRGGVIAQIVGTQAVLSEADNALIRGFAVNKFRGDRSLFDAGRDDIVARTGWPSFGVLPWFADAARLPAEDVMDLPARARSGGAGVVIAVPQLPRIANFDDLDPLAAEPGVDLRIVPPGTPLPADADVVLLTGSKSTISDLAALRAQGWDIDIAAHIRRGGHVVGLCGGYQMLGQTIADPDGIEGPAGTVDGLGHLDVHTVLEPKKNLSLRHGTHPASGADVSGYEIHLGATTGPDCARPWLRFDGTPDGAASADGRVLGCYLHGVFASDSFRAAYLAGLGGTAQAAFEAQVDATLDALGAHIEAYFDLDALIAAAGEVGG, from the coding sequence ATGACAAAAGCGATCATGATACAAGGCACCGGCAGCAATGTCGGCAAATCCATGATCGTGGCGGGCATCCTGCGGGCCCTGCGCGCGCGCGGGATGCGCGTGCGCCCGTTCAAGCCGCAGAACATGTCCAACAACGCCGCCGTCACCTCCGACGGGGGCGAAATCGGACGTGCGCAAGCGCTTCAGGCCCGCGCCTGCGGGGTGGCGCCGCACACCGATATGAACCCCATCCTTTTGAAACCGCAAAGCAATACGGGCGCGCAGGTCATCGTGCAGGGCCAGATCGCGGGCCACCAGGAAGCCCGCGCCTTTGGCCGCTCAAAAGAAGCGCTCATGCCCGCCGTGCTGCAAAGCTTTCACCGGCTGGCGCAGGACTGCGACATGATCGTCGTCGAAGGCGCCGGCTCCCCGGCAGAGACGAACCTGCGCGCGGGCGACATCGCCAACATGGGCTTTGCCCGTGCGGCGGGCGTGCCCGTGGTGCTGATGGGCTGCATCGACCGGGGCGGCGTCATCGCGCAGATCGTGGGCACGCAGGCCGTGCTGTCCGAGGCCGACAACGCGCTGATCCGCGGCTTTGCCGTCAATAAATTCCGCGGTGATCGCAGCCTGTTTGACGCAGGTCGCGACGATATCGTGGCGCGTACCGGCTGGCCTTCCTTTGGGGTGCTGCCGTGGTTTGCCGACGCCGCGCGCCTGCCCGCAGAGGATGTGATGGACCTGCCCGCGCGGGCGCGCTCGGGCGGGGCGGGCGTTGTCATCGCCGTGCCGCAACTGCCGCGTATCGCCAATTTCGACGATCTCGACCCGCTCGCGGCAGAGCCGGGCGTGGATCTGCGCATCGTGCCCCCCGGCACCCCCCTGCCCGCCGACGCGGATGTGGTGCTGCTGACGGGCAGCAAATCCACCATCTCCGATCTCGCGGCGCTACGGGCGCAGGGGTGGGATATCGACATCGCCGCCCACATCCGGCGCGGCGGTCATGTGGTCGGCCTGTGCGGGGGCTATCAGATGCTGGGCCAAACCATCGCCGACCCGGACGGGATCGAGGGGCCTGCTGGCACCGTCGACGGCCTGGGCCACCTGGACGTGCACACGGTGCTGGAGCCAAAAAAGAACCTGTCGCTGCGCCACGGCACGCACCCCGCGTCAGGCGCCGATGTGTCCGGGTATGAGATTCACCTCGGCGCCACCACCGGCCCCGATTGTGCGCGCCCTTGGCTCCGCTTTGACGGGACGCCCGATGGCGCGGCCAGCGCGGACGGGCGCGTGTTGGGCTGCTATCTGCACGGGGTGTTCGCGTCCGACAGCTTTCGCGCGGCCTATCTCGCGGGGCTGGGGGGTACGGCGCAGGCGGCGTTCGAGGCGCAGGTCGATGCCACGCTCGACGCGCTCGGCGCGCATATCGAGGCCTATTTCGACCTCGATGCGCTGATTGCCGCCGCCGGTGAGGTTGGCGGGTAA